One window from the genome of Marinitoga hydrogenitolerans DSM 16785 encodes:
- a CDS encoding late competence development ComFB family protein — translation MLIEKYHIFNVLEHLVEDITNEMFSMPNVDMCVCDRCRADVIALALNHLNPKYVVTEKGRIFSELETYTFQMRAEVLTEVLKAMEKVKRKPSHSLEESLYKEVNVDLDKLEKHFKDVQKKNNQK, via the coding sequence ATGCTTATTGAAAAATATCATATTTTTAATGTATTGGAACATTTAGTTGAAGACATTACGAACGAAATGTTTAGCATGCCAAACGTTGATATGTGTGTTTGCGATAGATGCAGAGCTGATGTTATTGCATTAGCTTTAAATCACTTGAATCCAAAATACGTAGTTACAGAAAAAGGAAGAATTTTTTCTGAACTTGAAACTTATACATTCCAAATGCGTGCAGAAGTATTAACGGAAGTTTTAAAGGCTATGGAAAAAGTGAAAAGAAAACCTTCTCATTCATTGGAAGAATCTCTATATAAAGAAGTAAATGTGGATCTTGATAAATTAGAAAAGCATTTTAAAGATGTTCAAAAAAAGAATAATCAAAAATAA
- a CDS encoding CBS domain-containing protein: MHILEKLEKNLNTIKIDHLKINFTYFEGLINNIKKYAKNIHSIYSSDVIIIFELNKKTKVFGFSYCKDIDIKNIFEKFNGEGTNYFSSFTTSEKNIEKLIKDILEEISKKYTPILKAKDIMSSPVRTILSSEPIEKVHRIMIQTGHNGFPVIEKNELIGIITRKDIEKAINHGLSKVPVKEIITKNIISVLPDTPIEEIRYKMLENGIGRLLVIDKNNMLIGIITRSDLIKGKVFHKSKPSIIVEYKEELHKYNILKKMVKFIPPKYMNLLRLLGIYGSELNMPVYVVGGFVRDLLLERENFDIDIVVEGDGLKYAKYAAKNLRITFVEHSEFHTGSLFFKDGFRIDIATARTEYYEKPADLPKVELSTIKKDLYRRDFSINAMAIKLNSEEFGVLLDFFGCKRDLDNGIIRILYNLSFIEDPTRILRAIRFKKRFNFKIENRTLELLQDAVNNNYIEKVTGMRLREEFEKILNEKDIIKTVEEMGKLKILDHLFLYSKYSNEKVEKFSKILEFYNWVKINIPEYTYKTKIFHLFLYPYLIFEDKKAISYAFERYGLPKKFISNIEKMKNSLSLLNTLNSNSSYSDIYKLVESFDNELLITLSGYLKNNLIEKYKNYLLKIKNFKLEINGKDIIQLGIKGKLIGKILDEIKMKKLDDKIQNEKDYLLKIVRELNNESI; encoded by the coding sequence ATGCATATTTTAGAAAAATTGGAAAAAAATTTAAATACAATAAAAATTGATCATTTGAAAATAAATTTCACATATTTTGAAGGATTAATAAATAATATAAAAAAATATGCAAAAAACATACATTCAATATACTCTTCTGATGTTATTATAATATTTGAATTAAATAAAAAAACAAAAGTTTTTGGCTTTTCATATTGTAAGGATATTGATATTAAAAATATTTTTGAAAAGTTTAATGGAGAAGGTACAAATTACTTTTCTTCGTTTACTACAAGTGAAAAAAATATTGAAAAATTAATAAAAGACATACTTGAAGAAATAAGTAAAAAATATACACCAATTTTAAAGGCCAAAGATATTATGTCTTCTCCTGTACGAACAATTTTATCCAGTGAACCAATTGAAAAAGTTCATAGAATAATGATACAAACTGGGCACAACGGTTTTCCTGTCATTGAAAAAAATGAATTAATAGGAATAATAACAAGAAAAGATATCGAAAAAGCTATTAACCACGGATTATCTAAAGTACCTGTAAAAGAAATAATAACAAAAAATATTATTTCTGTTTTACCAGATACACCAATTGAAGAAATACGATATAAAATGCTTGAAAACGGTATTGGAAGACTATTAGTAATTGATAAAAATAACATGTTAATTGGAATTATAACAAGATCTGACCTTATTAAAGGAAAAGTTTTTCACAAATCCAAACCAAGCATTATCGTAGAGTATAAAGAAGAATTGCATAAATATAATATCTTAAAAAAAATGGTTAAATTTATCCCACCTAAATATATGAATTTATTAAGACTGTTAGGCATATATGGAAGCGAATTAAATATGCCTGTGTATGTTGTTGGCGGATTCGTTCGAGATTTATTACTTGAAAGAGAAAACTTTGATATTGATATAGTTGTTGAAGGAGACGGATTAAAATATGCAAAATATGCTGCAAAAAATCTAAGGATTACTTTTGTAGAACATAGTGAATTTCATACCGGCTCTTTATTTTTTAAAGATGGTTTTAGAATAGATATTGCCACAGCAAGAACAGAGTATTATGAAAAGCCTGCTGATTTACCAAAGGTTGAATTGAGCACAATAAAAAAAGATTTATATAGACGTGATTTTTCCATAAATGCTATGGCAATAAAATTAAACAGTGAAGAATTTGGTGTTTTACTCGACTTTTTTGGCTGTAAACGAGACTTAGATAATGGCATAATTAGAATTTTATATAATTTAAGTTTTATAGAAGATCCAACAAGAATATTAAGAGCTATACGATTTAAAAAGAGATTTAATTTCAAGATTGAAAATAGAACTTTGGAATTATTGCAAGATGCTGTAAATAATAATTATATAGAAAAAGTTACAGGCATGCGTTTAAGAGAAGAATTTGAAAAAATATTAAATGAAAAAGATATTATAAAAACTGTTGAAGAAATGGGAAAATTAAAAATTTTAGATCATTTATTTCTTTATTCTAAATATTCTAATGAAAAGGTTGAAAAATTTAGTAAAATATTAGAATTTTATAACTGGGTAAAAATAAATATCCCAGAATATACCTATAAAACAAAAATTTTTCACCTCTTTCTATACCCGTATCTTATTTTTGAAGATAAAAAAGCTATTTCATATGCTTTTGAAAGATATGGATTACCAAAAAAATTTATTAGTAATATTGAAAAAATGAAAAATTCATTATCATTATTAAATACATTAAATTCAAATTCTTCTTATTCTGATATATATAAATTAGTTGAATCATTTGATAATGAGTTATTAATTACTTTATCTGGATATCTAAAAAATAATTTAATAGAAAAATACAAAAATTATTTATTAAAAATAAAAAATTTCAAGCTTGAAATCAATGGAAAAGATATTATACAATTAGGTATAAAGGGAAAATTAATAGGAAAAATCTTAGATGAAATAAAAATGAAAAAACTTGATGATAAAATTCAAAACGAAAAAGATTATTTACTAAAAATTGTGAGGGAACTAAATAATGAATCAATATAA
- a CDS encoding DUF4416 family protein, whose amino-acid sequence MGKIKDIDRVNYVIHFFSAGDTDYWLYHENVLDELKKHFGEIDYISDELDFQKYTYYYNMEMGQNVKIKARMISFKNLYSPGFLADAKTITNSLEAKYAVDGKRKINLDIGYIHHMQFVLASTKPWGNRIYLSKGIYAEITLMYVYEQWKAFDHSYQNFKDKEYQDILTEIRNMYLEKRRKWLSGRK is encoded by the coding sequence ATGGGAAAAATTAAAGATATCGATAGAGTTAATTATGTAATACATTTTTTTTCTGCTGGAGATACTGATTATTGGTTATATCATGAAAATGTATTAGACGAGCTAAAAAAACATTTTGGAGAAATTGATTATATTTCAGATGAATTAGATTTTCAAAAATATACATATTACTACAATATGGAAATGGGGCAAAATGTAAAAATAAAAGCTCGAATGATTAGTTTTAAAAATCTATATTCACCAGGTTTCCTAGCAGATGCAAAAACTATTACTAATTCATTAGAAGCTAAATATGCAGTTGATGGAAAAAGAAAGATTAATTTAGATATTGGATATATTCATCATATGCAATTTGTGCTAGCAAGTACCAAACCATGGGGCAATAGAATTTATCTTTCAAAAGGCATATATGCGGAAATCACCTTAATGTATGTATACGAACAATGGAAAGCATTTGACCACTCATATCAAAATTTCAAAGACAAAGAGTACCAGGATATTCTTACCGAAATTAGAAATATGTACCTTGAAAAAAGAAGAAAATGGTTGTCTGGAAGGAAATAA
- the wecB gene encoding non-hydrolyzing UDP-N-acetylglucosamine 2-epimerase — protein MKVGLIFGTRPEAIKMAPIYHTLKENGIDTKIIATAQHREMLDQVLELFEIIPDYDLNVMTHRQTLPELTKNLIGKLDPILKGENFDYILVQGDTTSTFVGALISFYYKIPVGHIEAGLRTDNIYNPFPEEMNRRLTTVISSLHFPPTKKSKENLLKEGISEENIYITGNTVIDALLWVIEKNKDKIEKIQEKYGLKNKKYILMTMHRRENWGTPMKNVMQAIKEFLIKNPDIFLVFPVHLNPAVREIVFPALEELKNAILIDPLEYLEFTALMTGSYFIMTDSGGIQEEAPALGKPTLVLRETTERPEAIEAGTAKLIGTKKENVLEYMNKLTFDLEFYSKMAKAKNPFGDGKASLRITKVLLKEKIEEFII, from the coding sequence ATGAAAGTAGGATTAATATTTGGGACAAGACCTGAAGCAATTAAAATGGCTCCAATATACCACACTTTGAAAGAAAACGGAATAGATACCAAAATCATTGCAACTGCACAACATAGAGAAATGTTAGATCAGGTATTAGAATTATTCGAAATAATCCCTGATTATGATTTAAACGTCATGACTCATAGACAAACATTACCTGAATTAACCAAAAATTTAATAGGTAAATTAGATCCTATTCTCAAAGGGGAAAATTTTGATTATATTTTAGTTCAAGGGGACACAACTTCAACATTTGTTGGTGCTTTGATTTCTTTTTATTATAAAATACCTGTTGGACATATAGAAGCAGGATTAAGAACCGACAATATTTATAACCCTTTTCCAGAAGAAATGAATAGACGTTTAACTACCGTAATCAGTTCTCTACATTTCCCACCAACCAAAAAATCAAAAGAAAATCTTTTAAAAGAAGGAATTTCAGAGGAAAACATTTATATAACCGGTAATACTGTTATTGATGCTTTGTTATGGGTTATTGAAAAAAACAAAGATAAAATAGAAAAAATACAGGAAAAATATGGATTAAAAAATAAAAAATATATTTTAATGACAATGCATAGAAGAGAAAATTGGGGAACACCAATGAAAAATGTAATGCAGGCAATAAAAGAATTTTTAATAAAAAATCCTGACATATTTTTGGTATTTCCTGTTCATTTAAATCCCGCTGTAAGAGAAATTGTATTTCCTGCATTAGAAGAATTAAAAAATGCTATACTGATAGATCCTTTAGAATATTTAGAATTCACAGCTTTAATGACTGGTTCATATTTTATAATGACAGATTCTGGAGGAATCCAAGAAGAAGCTCCAGCTTTAGGAAAACCTACTTTAGTTTTGAGAGAAACAACAGAAAGACCTGAAGCAATAGAGGCTGGAACTGCAAAATTAATAGGAACAAAGAAAGAAAATGTTCTTGAATATATGAATAAATTGACATTCGATTTAGAATTTTATTCAAAAATGGCAAAAGCAAAAAATCCATTTGGCGATGGAAAAGCTTCTCTCAGAATAACAAAAGTTCTATTAAAAGAAAAAATAGAAGAGTTTATAATATAA
- a CDS encoding ERCC4 domain-containing protein, whose translation MYDNKAYFILESIPNPKFPYRLTIIQNKKILLSLRVQDKWPGQKGHIFCIREKENKTPDIDNIIEKIPIVYMRRIGKRLVLILNRNIKKRCDFLFLKKKYKNKEGEYEQIFWRTEQGLKQNKPKVKLTTYHHSMLEIIIDSNEKYPWKFPGSLTSRKKLPIGDYALIHNEEYIAVVERKTFENFLKEFGQMSYFHQHLIELKAYKNAALVIEANYSDFFNEHKSKIYAPAFSAKAIAEIFAYHPDLTIVFAGNRKLANEWTYKYFEAVKAHIEDEPHYKISDIIEKYKLPEKRKGGINYEIRNAILHELPETFKTAFLKEKFNNVSENTIRKVLNELRNEGKIVLEKHGSKSFWRKITK comes from the coding sequence TTGTATGATAATAAAGCATATTTCATACTTGAATCTATTCCCAATCCAAAATTCCCTTATCGACTTACTATAATTCAAAATAAAAAAATATTACTTTCATTAAGAGTCCAGGATAAATGGCCTGGACAAAAAGGACATATTTTCTGTATTAGAGAAAAAGAAAATAAAACACCTGATATTGATAATATTATAGAAAAAATACCAATTGTATACATGCGAAGAATTGGTAAAAGATTAGTCTTGATTTTAAACAGAAATATAAAAAAGAGATGTGATTTTCTTTTTCTAAAAAAGAAATATAAAAACAAAGAAGGAGAATATGAACAAATATTCTGGAGAACAGAACAAGGATTAAAACAAAATAAACCTAAAGTAAAATTAACAACATATCATCATAGTATGCTTGAAATTATTATAGATTCAAATGAAAAATACCCATGGAAATTTCCGGGTTCTCTAACATCAAGAAAAAAATTACCTATTGGAGATTATGCATTAATACATAATGAAGAATATATAGCTGTAGTTGAAAGAAAAACATTTGAAAATTTTTTAAAAGAATTTGGCCAAATGTCTTACTTTCATCAACATTTAATTGAATTAAAAGCATACAAAAATGCTGCTCTTGTTATTGAAGCAAACTACTCAGATTTTTTTAATGAACACAAATCAAAAATCTATGCACCAGCATTCTCCGCAAAAGCTATAGCTGAAATATTTGCATATCACCCTGATTTAACAATAGTTTTTGCTGGTAACAGAAAATTAGCAAATGAATGGACATACAAATATTTTGAAGCTGTAAAGGCTCATATTGAAGATGAACCACATTACAAAATATCTGATATTATTGAAAAATATAAATTACCTGAAAAAAGAAAAGGCGGAATAAATTACGAAATAAGAAATGCTATATTGCACGAACTTCCTGAAACTTTCAAAACTGCTTTTTTAAAAGAAAAATTTAATAATGTATCAGAAAATACTATTAGAAAAGTTTTAAATGAATTAAGAAATGAAGGTAAAATAGTTTTAGAAAAACATGGAAGCAAAAGCTTTTGGAGAAAAATAACTAAATAG
- a CDS encoding MFS transporter encodes MTFTISLAHFFADFFNAFFKPLGPYFIERFNIDSRTFTTLITLIGAFSSILQIFFGLYFDQKRRDGVYVIILLFLEIFLIALVGFANSFYVLLTLIFFIRLFNSAFHPVGASFAGRLNKGTHIAWFSVFGTFGAALGPIFITTYVKLFGIENLYIVGIISSLLLIFFYKKLWTYEKIEISEKKIPSLKESLILLPVFLMVALRGFIMNAFHTFVPIYLSQKGSNLIIGGATLTIGMIIGMFTNYYGTYLRDKIGIKFINFVGFFGMGISGILMIYMNTELLRIIAFTAFDAFGFLTMSANTVEAQFLMPKNKSFASSVSMGFAWAIGNFISSGYSAIFGNNVGFVLFSISIFSAFLGILYPILYKNKKNMV; translated from the coding sequence ATGACATTTACAATTTCCTTAGCTCATTTTTTTGCTGATTTTTTCAATGCATTCTTCAAACCTTTAGGCCCTTATTTCATTGAAAGGTTTAATATTGACAGCAGAACTTTTACAACTTTAATTACCTTAATTGGAGCATTTTCTTCAATTTTACAAATATTCTTTGGTTTATATTTTGATCAAAAAAGAAGAGATGGTGTATATGTTATTATTCTTTTATTTTTAGAAATATTTTTAATAGCTTTAGTAGGATTTGCAAATAGTTTTTATGTATTACTAACTTTGATATTTTTTATTAGACTTTTTAATTCTGCCTTTCATCCCGTTGGGGCAAGTTTTGCTGGGAGACTAAATAAAGGAACACATATTGCCTGGTTTTCTGTTTTTGGAACTTTTGGAGCTGCATTAGGTCCTATTTTTATTACCACTTATGTAAAACTATTCGGTATCGAAAACTTATATATTGTTGGTATTATCAGTAGTTTATTATTAATTTTCTTCTATAAAAAGCTATGGACGTATGAAAAAATAGAAATTTCTGAGAAAAAAATTCCATCTTTAAAAGAATCATTAATTTTATTACCTGTATTTTTAATGGTTGCCTTAAGAGGATTTATCATGAATGCATTTCATACATTTGTCCCAATTTATCTAAGTCAAAAAGGATCTAATTTAATAATTGGTGGAGCCACTCTAACTATTGGAATGATAATAGGAATGTTTACAAACTATTATGGAACATATTTAAGAGATAAAATTGGAATAAAATTCATAAATTTTGTTGGTTTTTTTGGTATGGGAATTTCAGGAATTCTTATGATCTATATGAATACTGAATTACTAAGAATTATTGCATTCACTGCTTTTGATGCATTTGGATTTCTTACAATGTCAGCAAACACTGTAGAAGCACAATTTTTAATGCCTAAAAATAAAAGCTTCGCATCCTCAGTATCCATGGGATTTGCATGGGCTATAGGAAATTTCATTTCAAGTGGTTATTCTGCAATTTTTGGAAATAATGTTGGATTTGTTTTATTTAGTATTAGCATTTTTTCTGCCTTTTTGGGAATTCTTTATCCTATACTATATAAAAATAAGAAAAATATGGTATAA
- a CDS encoding DUF362 domain-containing protein gives MKVYLKKCVGYDNAEDVLMPVLKKYEDRFSEGDKVLVKPNLLSPKSVESGITTHPKIVEIVLKFLLDLGTKPYLGDSPATGTALEAVKANGIYDVCKRLDVPIVELDDPVEIDGENFKGIMISRKVLEADKIVNIAKLKTHVQMIMTLAVKNTFGCVVGKEKSAWHFRAKTNTNFANVIIDIHNIVKPTLNILDGILGMEGNGPANGIKKYFNVLGVSENAYALDHAIIKALNVKEKYVYIIKEAMRKGLIPRYELDSNWEGEQIKLPLTAPIFETVTNLVRVFERVPKINKNKCIECKICENRCPAEAINIDKDKFIDYSICIRCYVCHEVCPQDAIKLIRKLK, from the coding sequence ATGAAAGTATATTTGAAAAAATGTGTTGGTTATGATAATGCAGAAGATGTATTAATGCCTGTTTTAAAAAAGTATGAAGATAGATTTAGTGAGGGAGATAAAGTTTTAGTTAAACCAAATTTGTTATCTCCAAAAAGTGTTGAAAGTGGTATAACAACACATCCAAAAATAGTAGAAATAGTTTTAAAATTTTTGCTTGATTTAGGTACTAAACCATATCTTGGAGATAGTCCGGCCACAGGAACAGCTTTAGAGGCGGTTAAGGCAAATGGTATATATGATGTTTGTAAGAGATTGGATGTACCTATTGTGGAATTGGATGATCCAGTTGAAATAGATGGGGAAAATTTTAAAGGTATTATGATTTCAAGGAAGGTTTTAGAAGCAGATAAGATTGTAAATATAGCAAAATTAAAAACGCATGTTCAAATGATTATGACTTTAGCAGTGAAAAATACATTTGGTTGCGTTGTTGGGAAAGAAAAATCTGCATGGCATTTTAGAGCTAAGACAAATACTAATTTTGCTAATGTTATAATAGATATACATAATATAGTAAAACCAACATTGAATATTCTGGATGGTATATTAGGAATGGAAGGTAATGGCCCGGCAAATGGTATTAAGAAATATTTTAATGTTTTGGGTGTTTCTGAAAATGCATACGCTTTAGATCATGCAATAATAAAAGCATTAAATGTGAAAGAAAAATATGTGTATATTATAAAAGAAGCGATGAGAAAAGGTTTAATTCCACGTTATGAATTAGATTCTAATTGGGAAGGAGAACAAATAAAATTACCTTTGACAGCACCAATTTTTGAAACGGTAACCAATTTAGTAAGAGTTTTTGAAAGAGTACCTAAAATAAATAAAAACAAATGTATAGAATGTAAGATATGCGAAAATAGATGTCCAGCTGAGGCGATTAATATTGATAAAGATAAATTTATAGATTATTCAATATGTATCAGATGCTATGTTTGCCATGAAGTATGTCCTCAAGATGCAATAAAGTTAATAAGAAAATTAAAATAA
- a CDS encoding alpha/beta hydrolase, which yields MIFAKDYDNNPIILKENNEMVILKSNYPCEFSESSKISVYTYNAGTKKTLLFIHGLGTKNLKYLKWFPENFAKMGYNSALMILPYHFDRTPKGYKSGEMFLSTTNNYILRSRFEHSVVDILTTLNYLKEKFDGDLYLMGFSFGGMVSTIAASLRNDIKGLSLVVTGGNFYHITWKSFVTGVLRVQYEENKECNPEKCRLYHQNDYPVYLKKLENPEVELDKSPIACFEYDPLTFAKFIKTPTVMFKALFDIFIPKNSTLDLYNAINTRKKLYSIPSGHLTSYVYRKSILRKTLKFFEKGLGEIK from the coding sequence ATGATATTTGCAAAAGATTATGATAATAATCCGATAATATTAAAAGAAAATAATGAGATGGTGATTTTAAAATCAAATTATCCTTGTGAATTTTCTGAATCATCGAAAATTTCTGTATATACATATAATGCAGGGACAAAAAAAACATTATTATTTATTCATGGTTTGGGTACAAAAAATTTAAAATATTTAAAGTGGTTTCCTGAAAATTTCGCTAAAATGGGATATAATAGTGCTTTGATGATATTACCGTATCATTTTGATAGAACACCAAAAGGTTATAAAAGTGGGGAAATGTTTTTATCTACAACGAATAATTATATTTTAAGATCACGTTTTGAACATTCTGTTGTGGATATACTCACAACATTAAATTATTTAAAGGAAAAATTTGATGGTGATTTATATTTAATGGGATTTAGTTTTGGAGGTATGGTATCAACTATAGCTGCTTCTTTGAGGAATGATATAAAAGGATTATCTTTGGTGGTTACAGGAGGTAATTTTTATCATATTACATGGAAGAGTTTTGTAACTGGTGTGTTGAGAGTTCAATATGAAGAAAATAAAGAATGTAATCCCGAGAAGTGTAGGTTATATCATCAAAATGATTATCCTGTTTATTTGAAAAAATTGGAGAATCCTGAAGTGGAGTTAGATAAATCTCCAATTGCATGTTTTGAGTATGATCCTTTAACTTTTGCTAAATTTATAAAAACTCCAACTGTAATGTTTAAAGCGTTATTTGATATTTTTATTCCAAAAAATTCAACATTGGATTTATATAATGCTATTAATACTAGGAAGAAATTATATTCTATTCCAAGTGGCCATTTAACTTCTTATGTTTATAGAAAATCTATTTTAAGGAAAACTTTAAAATTTTTTGAAAAAGGATTGGGGGAGATTAAATGA
- a CDS encoding deoxynucleoside kinase, with amino-acid sequence MEKIKSYFKGKSIRINIEGNIGSGKTTLANALFYKLNADELILEEFENNPYLPLLYKNEDVGFQTEMFFLVSRYKQYHKNNYSNLVISDYDMLKNKIFANITITNPIEKEKFLKIYNILTEDIKKPDVLIYLDTNVDVIVERIKKRNRDMEKVIAREYLELVDNGYKNYFSKEKDFLYVDGNTFNVFDEKELKKLLERIIQYLEGKIWVR; translated from the coding sequence ATGGAAAAAATAAAAAGCTATTTCAAAGGTAAGTCCATACGAATAAATATAGAGGGGAATATTGGAAGTGGTAAAACTACGTTAGCTAATGCTTTGTTTTATAAATTAAACGCTGATGAACTCATATTAGAAGAATTTGAAAACAATCCATATCTTCCTCTATTATATAAAAATGAAGATGTTGGATTTCAAACAGAAATGTTTTTTTTAGTATCAAGATATAAACAATATCACAAAAATAATTATTCAAACCTCGTTATATCTGATTATGATATGTTAAAAAATAAAATATTCGCAAATATCACAATTACAAATCCTATTGAAAAAGAAAAATTTCTAAAAATCTATAACATCTTAACTGAAGATATAAAAAAACCAGATGTTTTAATTTATCTTGACACTAATGTTGATGTAATAGTAGAAAGAATCAAAAAAAGAAATAGAGATATGGAAAAAGTTATTGCAAGAGAATATTTGGAATTAGTCGATAATGGCTATAAAAATTATTTCTCTAAAGAAAAAGATTTTTTATATGTTGATGGAAACACCTTTAATGTTTTTGATGAAAAGGAATTAAAGAAATTATTAGAAAGAATAATTCAATATTTGGAGGGGAAAATATGGGTAAGATGA
- a CDS encoding deoxynucleoside kinase, whose translation MGKMIVLAGNVGAGKSTFTRILSERLGFTPYYESVSDNPFLEDFYENQKKWSYHLQTFFLFHRFNSIKKIIDNDDNAILDRSIYEDAEIFAKNLYNNGKMSEREYQTYRQIFYTMLEFLKKPDLLIYIKTSVDTVVKRIKKRGREMEMQVPIEYWKQLDDLYMEWISNYNQSKIYVVDGNTIDIVENPEYIDKIVEDISEILELENVK comes from the coding sequence ATGGGTAAGATGATTGTATTAGCAGGAAATGTGGGAGCTGGAAAATCAACATTTACAAGAATATTATCTGAGAGATTAGGATTTACACCATATTACGAATCAGTAAGTGACAATCCATTTTTAGAAGACTTTTATGAAAATCAAAAAAAATGGTCTTATCATTTACAAACATTCTTTCTATTTCATAGATTTAACAGTATAAAAAAAATAATAGATAATGACGATAATGCTATATTAGATAGATCCATATATGAAGATGCTGAAATATTTGCAAAAAATTTATATAACAATGGCAAAATGAGCGAAAGAGAATATCAAACATATAGACAAATATTTTATACAATGCTTGAATTTTTAAAAAAGCCGGATTTATTAATATATATAAAAACAAGTGTAGATACTGTTGTTAAAAGAATTAAAAAAAGAGGTAGAGAAATGGAAATGCAAGTTCCTATAGAATATTGGAAACAACTTGATGACCTTTATATGGAATGGATAAGTAATTATAATCAGTCAAAAATATATGTTGTTGATGGCAATACAATTGATATCGTCGAAAATCCGGAATATATCGATAAAATTGTTGAAGATATTTCAGAAATATTAGAATTAGAAAATGTAAAATAG
- the msrA gene encoding peptide-methionine (S)-S-oxide reductase MsrA, with protein MSNLDKIYFAAGCFWGVEHLFKKLNGVLDTNVGYMGGNYENPTYEDVCTGRTGHAETVEIIFDKDLISEKDLIKYFFEIHDFTEYNRQGPDIGTQYRSVIFYTNENQKKIAEELKKTLAEKFTVATSIEPAKKFYLAEDYHQDYYDKTGKQPYCHYKREVWINFKL; from the coding sequence GTGAGTAATTTAGATAAAATATATTTTGCAGCTGGATGTTTTTGGGGAGTTGAACATTTATTCAAAAAATTAAATGGAGTTTTAGATACCAATGTTGGATATATGGGTGGAAATTATGAAAATCCAACATATGAAGATGTTTGTACGGGCAGAACAGGACATGCTGAAACAGTCGAAATAATCTTTGATAAAGATTTAATCTCAGAAAAGGATTTAATTAAATATTTTTTTGAAATTCATGATTTCACAGAATATAATAGGCAGGGGCCTGATATTGGAACTCAATATAGAAGTGTTATATTTTATACAAATGAGAATCAGAAAAAAATAGCAGAAGAATTAAAAAAAACTTTGGCGGAAAAATTTACTGTTGCAACATCAATTGAACCAGCAAAAAAATTTTATTTAGCTGAAGATTATCATCAAGATTATTATGATAAAACCGGGAAACAACCTTACTGCCATTATAAGAGGGAAGTTTGGATAAATTTCAAATTATAG